A section of the Paralichthys olivaceus isolate ysfri-2021 chromosome 14, ASM2471397v2, whole genome shotgun sequence genome encodes:
- the LOC109632812 gene encoding uncharacterized protein C10orf105-like, with product MNTTESGSNFTLTSNTENITLSSLTNTTLFSTVSQPPSYSSHIHDPEFTIMVVLGLSLLLAGFAAFLAVCRSSEQDGDSDASCGPGESLTRGQSRSSEPQLKVWKRLGSYRRSYNLSFRRPPHRRPHEREIINVSQSPTGETPQSEASKEPHLTMPCLFDYVTEI from the coding sequence ATGAACACTACTGAGTCAGGTTCCAACTTCACCCTTACCTccaacacagaaaacatcactCTGTCCAGCCTGACAAACACCACCCTCTTCTCCACCGTCTCACAGCCTCCATCCTACTCTTCACACATCCATGACCCAGAATTCACCATCATGGTGGTGCTGGGCTTATCTCTGTTGCTGGCCGGGTTCGCCGCCTTCCTGGCTGTATGCCGGTCCTCTGAACAGGACGGGGACTCGGATGCGAGCTGTGGCCCAGGAGAGAGCTTGACCCGTGGACAAAGCCGATCGAGTGAGCCCCAGCTCAAAGTGTGGAAGAGACTGGGCTCGTATCGGCGTTCGTACAACCTGTCTTTCCGACGGCCGCCACACCGCAGACCACATGAGCGGGAGATTATAAATGTGTCACAGTCACCAACAGGAGAGACGCCACAGTCAGAAGCCAGCAAGGAGCCTCACCTCACTATGCCATGTCTATTTGACTATGTCACTGAAATCTGA